In Lineus longissimus chromosome 5, tnLinLong1.2, whole genome shotgun sequence, the genomic stretch aaacaaaaagcTTTCCAGGCAtgtcattgaaattgaaatacattcCCTCACATGTGTATCCTATTAAAGCACCCCTGCCTAAAGGGGTgtataatgatatttttagtATCTAGTAGCCGAGCGTTATATCAGAAGTGCCTTACCACAACATTTAGAGGGTTCATTGGTTCGTGTACAAAATGTCAACGTATTCACCAGTAAACTTTTCCTTTCTTAATGTCCCTGTCAACAAAAGTAACTGTCCGTTTTGTGTTCTACTATAGCTACTGATTAACACTCCGAACAGTCAGAGCGTTCTCTTCTGATTTTTCCATTgtgatttacatgtactttttgcCTGGTGTCCTCCAGTGTTCCCCCCACACTTCACAAACTTCAATATTACAATTAATCTCATTATTACCATGGGTTTTTTAGGGGAAATTTGACGTAAAATGTTGACTCTACGGTAGAAAATTCGGCGGTTAATTCAGAAAATTATACCTACACAGGGGGTCCTTTGTTGTTATACAGTATATCAAGGACCAGCGCGGCCAAAATTAGGATAAAAGCGTTTTCCATTAAATAATGATATCCTAtgaccaaggccttttagaatagacTGTTTCTTACCAATGCAATCAGTGAAAAATATCGAGGATAACTTTGTTAACTCCTGGCGATTTCATTTCAAGTCCTTGGTTCATTAGTAGCGAATAATTTTAACCCAAAGAAATGCGTAGTGTCAACTTAGTGTAGATTGACTGGGGAGGAGAGCGTTATGATGTGTCATGGTCGCAGCTAAAGAGGACACGATGTACTCTTCCTCTGTACCCGGCCACTTGGCGATGCGGAAGACGGGGTCACTTGATCAGTAACACCCAAGAATGAATGATGAAGAAGAACGTCAGATAAAAACGCAAGTACCGTTCCCTTCTGAAAAACCAATAAGATACCGGAGCGAAACCTCGACCGCCGATGTGAATTTCCCCTGTGGAAAATTCTAGAAGAGGTTTGTAGGAAATACCTGTTAAAAGCACACTTGAGCGACTTGCATAGAGCTGAAAAGTGATTAGTGTGTTTAGAGACTCCTATCAGGACTATCATATTGACATTAGTTCCTGCCAAACGAATGGTTAGTTGATGAAGATCTAAATTGATTACTTGGTTTTGTTAATACGTTTAGAACAACCAAAAATTCTGAACAAAACTTTTCGAAACTCTTTACCGACCAACATGTATATAAGAAAGTTTACAGATGAATTTATTCTCAATAAAGTCTCGGTGATAGGATTGAGGAGGCTAGACCCCTGAGGATTCACGACGATTGCGTTCGAAGAATCAAATACTTCTAAAAGTCTGAGGGCGTATGAGAGAAAATTTGGAAACTGGCAGATGATAAATACACTAATTACCACCACGATCATCGTGCTCACATTGTCGTCCTTCTGCTGTTTTTTTGATGAAGACAGCATCATGTTTCGGTTAATCCTGGCTTGGTTCAAACCCCAGAGTAACCTGACATTCAGTGatataagaagaagaagtggGAACAAAAACTGGCATCCGCCATAGAGGACTGTCTCGTACAGGTAGATGTAGACTGGATACTGATGGAACTCCCTGTAGACGACCGTCAACATCGCGTGCTCGTTGTCTAGTTCTGCATCGTACACGTAGCCTGCCGTCTTCTCGAAGAATCTCGGCAACGAGAACAACGTAAGCGAGATTACTAAGATGGCGATCACGCGCCGTGCGCGCCCTCTGGTGCAGATGTTTACCGATTTTAGTGGATAACACACGGCGATATAGCGGTCTATTGTTATGACGACTACAAGCCAGACGGTCAGGGAGTGAGACAGGAAAGCCATGCCGTTGATAAATGGGATCGCATACGGCATCACTTCCCTGTATTCCCTGAACAATCCATTATATCTGTTGATTGTCCCGAGTGTGTAAAGCAATATACCGTTGACAAGGAAGAATGTATCGGCCACCGCGAGGCAGACCAAAAGAAAATTGACGCTATTTGAACTCTGCGTAGCGAGTACTACGATTGACAATACGTTTCCAGTCGTTCCTAAACCCATTAGAAAGAACCCTACCACGCCGTGTAGAATGTATCTCGTGTACAGAGTCCCAGGTTCGAAGTAGATAACCTGTTGTACGGTAATGTGACCAATGACGAGATTTGCCGGCGACGAAAATATAAACATGCTCGCCGTGAAACTCATCCTTTTTTGTCTTCGTACGGCGGCTTATCTAGTCCCGATCATCTACTTACATTTATCACTGTGCTCGTTGATGAAATACACGTAGCCGTAGTAGCTGACCCCATCACCGTAATCTATAATGCAGTATACCCTTACATGTCACCTTCCAATGTATAATCTGTGTAACACTGGTGGTGCTATGTTATGAATCGTTCAAACGATTGCGGTAACGCACGCGTCGGTTCTTGGTTGCAACTCCAACCAGCATCTTTGTGTCATATAGCAATGCTGAGTAAGTGGCTTGAGAGGAATTGACAAGTCATTAAGTTCGGTTCATATAAACAAAGGAGAACCAAACCAGGAATGATTGCCAACGCCTAACACGCCTGCAGCGAAAAATGACAAAGGATGCGAACGAAACTTAGTCATGTGTAATAAGGACGTTTTTgcaaaaccaggtttttataaCATGAAGTTATAACGACTAAATACTGATTAATTACTAGTATGCTATAGAGACGAAGATGATTGGGACAAAGATTAATTATACCTACGAGCTCTCATTTCAGTCATGGCGTATTTTACATCGGAGTACAGGCTGTTTGAGTCTCTAATTTCTTGTCCAGTGTCTCAGTGCACCTATTATATACGCCGCACAAATTTAATAGAATTTTCAGATTTATTATTGCTTTTGATGTGACATTTGTGTCTGATTCAATGTTTATGTCATACAGCCTCTTTGATCAGTGTATAGATTGAAATAAGTATGATATAGCGAGAAGCCAAGCAAAAACGTATCATACTCATTATGAACGTTTAGTTGACCTTGCTGGCTCAGGCCCGACCATTTTTGGGCACATATTGTATGCAAAATCGAGTTAAAAAAGACGTGATTCCTGAACAAGCTCGGGCCTGTTTATATCAAAAGGTTTACAAAACAACATTTCGTCTTTGAAAATAGTTTAACGTACTTGCTTCCTTGCCATGTTATTTACGCGGCAAGAGCCAAGGCTTATCTCCATTACAAATCTAACCCTTCTTATTACCTAACAGGTTACGGAACTGACTCTTGCATGGATGTCGCAGGATGTTTCTATTTGCTGTTcacattaaagggaactggaaccgccgagcgatttattcaacttttcgactttcaccgcccgagaaagtcaaacttccaacttcctattcgagttcagatttgtagctccgcccccagtgcccgagcatgcgcagttcaatttgtaattattgagaatcatgtgagaatcacgtgagtcatgcgattaTTCATTCacgagttttcgtagtaaattccatagtagtgacatcactcaatgattgacagctaggcgccatgtttcattcatgcctcgttctgatcacccgatacgcgggaaatgaaaacgaggtcatacgaactggcttggcggtttcagttccctttaaggctATATACATTTGAAAATATGTTGTTTATACAACGAGTAGAACTGTGAGATAGTAATCAATGATACCGACTGGTAATCGTTTATTAAATTCAGCTCATTATGTGAGAATGTATTCTAATCTTGTTGGACTTGAAAATTACGTAcgttattaaaaaaaattgccaaGAGCAATTTCACTGCCCGTGCCATcattaaacattttttttaaccATCGTTTTGAATGCGCGCGATCGACAGGCATCCACATGTATATTTACACTTAAAACACGAATAAGACTGGGAATACTGGTAAATTTATTATTAACGGAGAGGGCGGCTTTTTCAggatgtttgttcttcctctgtttCATTAAGTATTtggaaaaaattaaatattCAAGATTTTGTTTTTGGCGGAATACGAAATTTCTGTCAGTCATTGAAATCCGAAAAAACTCCGCGATTTTCTTTTCTCAACTCAAGGATATTCGCAAAACCCGAGGAAAAAAGGCCCGCAAGCATTCTGCGGTTTGCAGTGAGCGCTTTAAATCAAACCTTCTCAAATGTTTGTTGTTCAAGCTCAGCCTAGATAAATTTCTTGACGATCATCACTAAAACCGCTGCGGGGATTATGAAGACTATTTTCGAGGCCGTGGTCCTGAAACCGGAGTTACATCCGTCCGAGTCGGAGCAATGGTGGCAAGTGAGCGATTTTCCGAAGAGCGATACGAGCGCCTTGGCCGTTTTACACATTGAGCCGTCCTCTAAGTCGCAGCCTCGGGATATACTGTCACCGTCTACCACTTTCTGCAATGACAGAAATAAGCAATAggtatttcaaatttgattacgACTTCACATCGAATTTGTTTAAACGGTATTAAGACTAAAGACGCCAGAAAGTATGGTCGAGGTGTCGAGTTTGGCAAGCTCTTGTTGAGCTTGTGGTCGAGCTCATATCCTGCCATCTCTATCATTTCATCCTTTACAACGCCCAAGTACAGGCTTTTTTGAAATCACAAGCCATACTTACATAACACTGAGAAAAGTCGATAATACTCCCCGCAACACAGGTTGCAGGAGCCTCGCTTTCTGGGATGCTTGCTTTATTCTTCGTCCAAGTGTGCTGGTAACATTTTATGGCCGTCGCATCTGAAagaattttatatcaaaaggaTAACTAAAGGGCCACAAGTACACACAAGGTTGTTCAAAATCAACCAAAATTTGCTACACATTCCAAAAATacactaaaacctcgaatacaaggaatgaggctccgccgccaatcattacaatggtttgaatggggatgggccaataagtcaggtattattcttttatcaatggcatgggccaatggagtcgcatgtgttataatcttgctctgatcttggctgacattgacaatgaaaagaaatcaacatcACCGGTTATAGTAGGCTCATTTCTTCAAATAAAAGAGACCCTATTGTGTCGTTTCTatagaattgatattgaggttttagaatcccttctccattgtaatgaatggggGCGGAGTCTCATTCCTCGTATCAGAGGTTTGAGAGTATttattgttatacatgtagtataaaaaGCCTTACTCTGCTTGGCGCTGAAATAAGTACCTCATCCTCAGATCAGGCCCGGGCGAGTTTAGAAATAGCGGACTGTCACGATCGCTTAGGGGCTAGATTTACCACTAAAGATCTGCCAAAAAGGCCCCTTACCTAGGGCCCCATTGATTAagctttttttccttctttggCATAATATCAACGCAAGTTGAGAACATCAATAAACGACCGAGAAAAGTGTTTCCCTGTGACAAAGGATTATCTTTTACGCCTTTTATCTCTGAGGTATTGAAGCCCATGGGTCTCTATAGCGCCCTCTCTTAATCCGTCACCATGCGAAAAATTGGACACTTTATCAGGGGGAATTTTAAACTGACACACTAGGCATGCTGGGCTGAGCATTCTTAGTGTTATAACTTGTTATAATAGAGCCACATGCTGTTATCATCCCGGCAGGGCCGGtataatgtaggcctatcttACTGTGACCATGGTGACTGTTATTAGATGGAAACACGTCTGTTGATTAGGCCTGGTCATATGAACACTGGAAGACTTTTAAAAGAAAACATGCTGTTAACAGGTTGGAACTTTTCCAGGGGTACTTAAGCAACCTTACTAGTCTTATTATGGATAACTGGCCCTTATTTGAGTCACGGTGAAGTGGCATAATGTTGTACGGTTAATCAAGTGTCATCAAAATCTATGCAGGGAAGGAGAAATGCCAATAATGAGCAATTTTGGGTCTAGATGGGTTATAGTGAAGACCTTTACTGCAAGGCGTTTGTGATACTATATACTTCTGGAAAACTACAGTATCTACATGTTTGTGATACtacgggatgtcctcgtgaataccggtagcctatcctttctgtactataaaagtagGGCCATATATTTCagaggtccacaaaagggtaccagtaggactaagtaggccctggttccgcctttattgtgacttgtcttgcacaatctgcaaagcgccgcttcccataccaccctggaacattgactaacaaaacattaggAATACCCGCTGGCGTGGCTTACCTATCTTTAGCCAATGAATGtaacgacctgtgcatacaataacatttaggaagtgactacttggcaagcccggtgtaacatctgtggttgtttcccatgtgtcagtgtttccaaacaataggcagctagagagaccatgacttttcaataggggggggggatacacagaaaaactcgtcaatctatttttgagcgttcccaaacaatgaggggaaacactcaaaaacagaaacactcaaaaacattacaccggcttaccaaacagcgactttttcttgtcctgaatggagagccgaactcattaatattaaagtaaagtctcctgCTCGCCAAacggtagattttttacctgtttggcaagcccggctggccgaacagggtggctttttagtgctgtttggcaagcggctctccaaacaggacaaaaaaagatgcctgttcggcgagcggcttgccaaatagacccggcctaacatttactgttcatggagtataaaaagtcaattataatacatgcaatatatggcaccacAAGAGGGCACCCGATACCGATATTCACGAGGACGATTCACGAAGACGACCAGTATATCCTATCCCGGCCTCTCGTCTGAGGTTAAAGTTCATCTGTGGAAAATGGCCGTGTGCACTATTCCAGTTTATGGATGTGCGACGCTTCACTCTGGCCCTATAGAGACATCGCCTCCCTGGTTTCCTTTCAGGGGTCTTGTATCAAATGTTTTTTTGGTATCCCTAAGCGCTGTCATCACACCAAACTTGTGAATGCTGCTGGTATAAAAGTGTCAAAGATGTTATTCATGACCAACAGGTTTCGTTATTTTACCGTATCTTAAAAGGTGCTCCCCTGCGAGGGACCTCAATACAGCGTTCTTATATCTATCTGGTGGTGTTGTTGTTATAAAAGGTACCCTTATGGAGGCTATTCTAAAACTGGGTCTCTCACCACTTACAGCTGCTTTCACAGTTAAGCGAGGCAAGTCAGATTTTAATACCCCAGATGGGGTTACTGATTCACTCCGGTCCTTTATCTTTAGTGAATCTTAAAACAAACCAGACTTTACTGAGAGGACTTTCGCCAAATTACTCACCAAAGCTTTTTAATATCACGTGCACTAGTATATGAATATTATTATTGTATTATGTGCATTATGTATTATCTGTTGTGTGCATTATCTGTGCCATTGATGTATTTAATTTGTACATACTTCTCCTTTTAGGAGGTTTTATTAAATGaataaaataaatgaataatactGCTTGAAAACTAGAGTatctacatgtaacatgttTGATGGTATTCCCAACGCAACGTGGTGAAGGGTAgagaccaaggaggataccgcggtgacgtcacggcttttccaagatggcgctgcatattgtaaacaaactcgatccacggccaagggaaaatcaagtcatcaaaaaagttagatttttctcatcaaatcagagttattagtacttttctgctatgaaataagtcttcagacaatgagctatcatttgaataatgaaaagtgctgttttgatggggaaaatagggttttttaaaccaaatagccgggcaccgatcttccaaaattagcgatggtttcaaaacagtctcccaggtatggggcaatctcttcattatcataatgggatttggaggcatgtttacagattttacaagttcgagacctgtaatacctaaaactcgcatagatccccatagatcccctctatttgtcgagttagcgcccctgtaagatcatgcattttcggacactagaacgaaatcttcctgcggatatcgcggtttcggtgatgatttaaggaaaaattgactgttcttagagttgtatgggacagaaaatgagttcatacttcatgaatacatgaatatattatgatatgggccggcttctaagtcaaaacaataacaaactcaactgcatctctactgtatattgcgtagtgcattgcctagtgtatttcgtagtgcattttagcggagacattatttccgcactttggccacgccaaacgtcttttttattcgtggaagttaatctgctctgtaaattttattttacacaggaagaatccatactaggtattgcaatatttcatgtctattggtgtttttgtgtacaggagcgcaccagacagtgagacgtggagatgtgttcagtgctggtgctgtcagtagactgaatctgattggccatagcgatcactaatatgggtcgggatcacgtgatgtgacgtcaccgcggtatccttcTTGGGTAGAGAGCATGGTTTTGCGCTTAGCCCGCGATCCATTAGGTTGATTTGCCCTTGCCGGTTTAAGCCTATCGATTGGCGACCCCCTAGAAAGATATTTCGTTGGGAGTCCATGTTAtcagatttgccctgataacccttttaTTAGACAGCAGAACAATGTGAATTTAGGACGAGGTGTGAGCGGGCTGTGTTTAAAGACAACAGGGCTAGGCTTGAATTCTGAGGGGAAAACCCTATTGTGCGTGGAAAAAAGGACATAGGCTGAAAATGACACACACATTATTGGTATGCTGAGAGATACTGGTTTATGCTTTCAGTCATCCAGACGTTTTACAGAATCACTATGAACAGATTAAAAGTTATTGcgatatactgtagtttcatgaaaataacaccacttcattaacagccggtgtcgccgcccctgactcatagggtggcgaacagagctgttgagaaggccgatcattggctgggattcctgagagggttgtccaggcctcatatccaatatacttcagtttcgagtccaatccttattgtttgggttgttgaaaccgattcgtaggtctcctatgaatgggataatgggatcgggccttcggccattgtactgagtgtcccagaacattttcaactaatcgtcattggtagtgtaaagggtgtcccagtgctaattgctgatagtgtacagggtgtccatgaaaaaagtccaactgacatattggcttctgctggttttagggactgacttgccctttcaaagtgaggcactactcagggaggtaatggagcatgtcttcgggtcttatcatcccttaccagcttcgggctttcaaagatactttgcagtgcgaaattggtaagaatgagaagttgtccgtcacatatcgggagacaaaaccgaacatccctctgaatgtacagtcttgtccgaagtgatcagtgaaggaaaaaaaataacGATGCGAATCccgatttaattttttttcaaagctaaagatacacattattagattgtccagctttcagaatcgtacccacaatcattcacaacacccacagtcaattcaattccatcacaatgtcctcctcgactacattcacgaactctggtccattcacggcagtctcctcttcttcctccaagatagcatgtggtccagcttcgatttgccttggtcgaaacgatgctttaaatcagttgacgataacgtcctcatcaacaccatcccaggcatctctgatgatgttggtcacgtctctcaggccgatttGAGGGCAGcctcctcgttcgtccgtgtggtccttcttccacgatttccagtgtcgccgtacgtgacatttgaaggacttcatgactgctacgtctaacggttgtacgagggatgtgcaaccagcaggtacgtaatccaggctgcctctcatgtcgcggactctcgcccggaagttctctgtccggtggacccgattatgatcgacgattaacaggaactggtcgatctcgttgtcggtgacgtagggtgataggacttcatctaaccagtggtgcgccgtttcctccctcatccaaccagtttccgattgggtaatctttacatctgctggtgggttgtcttggagggctgcaaacacccggacgaaacctcttctggggaaggtgatgtgcgtcggcaactttgctccagcggctgcgatgcagagggtgacggtgtatcccagcttcgtattggacctggatgatcggacgtctatggccttctcccccgtggtgttggccgtgtacatggctctcatatcaaacaggacaaaggtttggtccatgttaaagaagaaccgcatctgtatatcaagacgatcgatgctcccagtaaccgcatctcggaaggtctggatccctgcagcagcatcagcggggacggtcgtagTATTCtcggtcaccttccgtagggacacgtggcgtctcttcatcaagcactccacccagcctatggatgcgttgaaatatcatagctgagggcgacaatgctgaatcccttctctgacatcttgggctaactcattccaccagctttgccacactaccaacgccttatcttgaatgtcgagaacggagactgcgaggcgacgctctctcatctgctgcagccattggtaaagctggtcctcaacctgtggccataacagatcacggggctccatcaccgtcttcttccggccatgcccttgttcttgcttctgctcgaggtcctcgatattacaccttctaaacgtctcccaggggatgttatagtgggaggcgaactctctcatactgcgcaccgtaccattcaccagtgcctccttctggtctctcaggtaggcaagtttttctgtcacggtgtagcgccggcgtcgttttctcagcagctctacagcatccattgtcgcacaggttgtctgcaatgtgggtaccctcagtttggcttcatttataggcctaagaggccctagaattacacaagaaaaccacaaatcctagaaacttcgttTCTGtttccacgtaggcctagggagtctaaatcaaaaaaagagagtgaggatgagctcctcgtttttcttcggaatttcgtgactactatcattgcctgaatctctttttttgttttggggggtttggatcaatctaaaaggtgcttcagttttatgagacaacctgtataaacggtcggcgagtggcctaaCCATTTACgtccagcgaagtcactcattggtaacctctggtgaatagactcgagagaagaggccgggccttgaatatcccaaagtggtgttattttcatgaaactacagtatgctAAGAgggggcatggcgatttagcggatcctgcggattctgcggaacctgcggaatctgggcggaatcagcataaaaacagctcgagaatatcgatattatgataaattatccttataatatttttaatattccataactgttaaattgtctaaaccgctaagattatcaagcatttcggaaaaaccccaacatgcatgaaaaaaaatgtctgcattttattatcggacgatttccacattcgtctcgttagggagtttttcccaaatgtacgcgatgatgacgtgccccattaacaggacgtaacatctattttaaaatgcgtttccaaagtgattacatgaggacaacccatttgtgtcgtatatcactggaaacgcccgattcccctgattctgcaggatgttaaatcgggcattttatttctttaaataaatcataagcgtcacatttgctcctagctctgttcaccatcccaaatggcaatattgccaattgggccggacaatcacgaaaaaccccaaatattatacatttcttcctgaataattcttacagtgaccattctcccatgaaagacagttgcttacgctacacaaaaatcaaaaaaaaatcgagggtcaaccattgaacttttgagatacatgtatgttgaattttgcacaaatcagcgaaaaacgcaccaactggcactggacggcatttcaacacggggccgacgc encodes the following:
- the LOC135488307 gene encoding uncharacterized protein LOC135488307, with protein sequence MNAKVCCIVLVTVLALLNADATAIKCYQHTWTKNKASIPESEAPATCVAGSIIDFSQCYKVVDGDSISRGCDLEDGSMCKTAKALVSLFGKSLTCHHCSDSDGCNSGFRTTASKIVFIIPAAVLVMIVKKFI
- the LOC135487846 gene encoding FMRFamide receptor-like, producing MSFTASMFIFSSPANLVIGHITVQQVIYFEPGTLYTRYILHGVVGFFLMGLGTTGNVLSIVVLATQSSNSVNFLLVCLAVADTFFLVNGILLYTLGTINRYNGLFREYREVMPYAIPFINGMAFLSHSLTVWLVVVITIDRYIAVCYPLKSVNICTRGRARRVIAILVISLTLFSLPRFFEKTAGYVYDAELDNEHAMLTVVYREFHQYPVYIYLYETVLYGGCQFLFPLLLLISLNVRLLWGLNQARINRNMMLSSSKKQQKDDNVSTMIVVVISVFIICQFPNFLSYALRLLEVFDSSNAIVVNPQGSSLLNPITETLLRINSSVNFLIYMLVGKEFRKVLFRIFGCSKRINKTK